In Chaetodon trifascialis isolate fChaTrf1 chromosome 4, fChaTrf1.hap1, whole genome shotgun sequence, one DNA window encodes the following:
- the LOC139329709 gene encoding vitellogenin-2-like isoform X5, with protein sequence MRVLVLALAVALAAGFQVNFAPDFAAGKTYVYKYEAFLLGGLPEEGLARAGVKVRSKVFISATAAGTFMLRLADPEIFEYSGIWPKDAFIPATKLTSALAAQLLTPIKFEYANGVVGKVFAPAGVSATVLNIYRGILNIFQLNIKKTQNVYELQEPGAQGVCKTHYVITEDAKADRIMLAKTKDLNHCQERIIKDIGLAYTGRCAECEARGKTMKGTAAFNYVMKPAAAGALILEATSTELIQFSPFNILNGAAQMEAKQVLTFLEIAKSPVEPIRAEYLHRGSLQYEFGSELLQTPIQLLRISNAEAQIVEILNHLVAFNVAKVHEDAPLKFIELIQLLRVARFESIEALWTQFKARPSYRHWMLNAVPAIGTHAAVRFLKEKFLAGDLTVAEAAQALLASVHMVTADQEAIKLVEGLAMNHKVQGNPVLREIAMLGWGTLVAKYCAEYPACPAEFVRPIHELAVQALARGEVDELIVALKVLGNAGHPASLKPIMKLLPGFGSAAASLPHRVHIEAALALRNIAKREPKMIQEIAVQLFMDKALHAELRMVAALVLFETKLPMGLVTAIADALLKETNLQVSSFVYSYMKAMTKNTAPDFASVAAACNVAVKILSPKFDRLSYRFSRALYFDAYYNPWMMGAAASAFYINDAATLFPKAVVAKARTYLAGAYADVLELGVRTEGIQEALLKIHELPENTDRITKMKQVIKALSEWRAHPSSQPLASVYVKFFGQEIAFANIDKAIVDQVIELASGPAVHTYGRMVLDALLSGLAFHYAKPMLVAEVRRILPTAVGLPMELSFYTAGVAAASVEFQATVSPPLPENYHAAQLLKSDISLRAAISPSVSMYTYAVMGVNTAFIQAALVSRARVYTIVPASVEARIDMVKGNFKLQFLPVQGIDKIASAIVETFAVARNVEDLAAAKITPMIPNEAAAQLSREVFSSKISRMASTLAGAMSASSEIIPVDLPRKIINKIKLPKAFEKKMCAAFETFGIKACTEIESRNAAFIRDCPLYAMIGKHAVFVEVAPAAGPAIERIEIEIQVGEKAVEKIIKVINLSEEEEILEDRNVLMKLKKILVPGLNNRTASSSSSSSRSLSSRSSSSQSLSSRSSSYRSSSSASSLSSSSRRKSQMVDRKFTKNHIHQHALSTAHANSKSSAYSFEAIYSKAKYLANAVNPAVTILIRAVRADHKVQGYQIAAYVDRSAARVQVIFANLAESDHWRICADGIMLSSHKWMAKVAWGIECKQYQTEITAETGLMGQEPAVRLKVSWDKLPKSMKKYAKQLSEYISRIASEAGVGQAKVKNIRNQIKLSVAVASETSLNVVLKTPKRTIYKLGLSLPVSLPFGDTAAELEPLNQSSWPEKIAYMFTKAHAAECAMIKDTVTTFNNRKYKNEMPHSCYQVLAQDCTPELKFIVLLKRDQTQEQNQINVKIANIDVDMYPKDSAIMVKVNGVEIPITNLPYQHPTGKIQIRQRGEGIALHAPSHGLQEVYFDLNALKVKVVDWMKGQTCGLCGKADGEIRQEYRTPNTRLSKNAVSYTHSWVLPGKSCRDASECYMQLESVKLEKQVTLHGQDSRCYSVEPVLRCLPGCMPVRTTTATVGYHCLPADSNLNLSQGLSSIYEKSIDLQETAEAHLACRCTAQCA encoded by the exons ATGAGGGTGCTTGTGCTAGCTCTTGCTGTGGCTCTTGCAG CCGGTTTCCAGGTCAACTTCG CCCCAGACTTTGCTGCCGGAAAGACCTATGTGTACAAATATGAAGCATTTCTTTTGGGCGGCCTGCCTGAGGAGGGTCTGGCACGGGCCGGAGTGAAAGTCCGTAGCAAAGTTTTTATCAGTGCAACAGCTGCCGGCACCTTCATGCTGAGG CTTGCAGACCCTGAAATCTTTGAGTACAGCGGCATCTGGCCCAAAGATGCTTTCATCCCGGCCACCAAGCTCACCTCAGCTCTGGCTGCCCAGCTCTTGACACCTATCAAGTTTGAGTATGCCAACGGTGTTGTCGGCAAAGTGTTTGCACCTGCTGGCGTCTCTGCAACTGTGCTGAATATCTACAGGGGAATCCTCAACATATTCCAGCTGAACATCAAGAAGACTCAGAATGTCTATGAACTGCAAGAG CCTGGTGCTCAGGGTGTGTGCAAGACCCACTATGTCATCACTGAGGATGCAAAGGCTGACCGCATCATGCTGGCCAAGACCAAGGACCTGAACCACTGCCAGGAGAGAATCATCAAGGACATTGGCTTGGCTTACACTGGGAGATGTGCTGAGTGTGAAGCT AGAGGAAAGACCATGAAGGGAACCGCTGCTTTCAACTACGTCATGAAGCCAGCAGCCGCAGGTGCTCTGATCTTGGAGGCAACTAGTACAGAGCTCATCCAGTTCTCACCTTTCAACATCTTGAACGGCGCTGCCCAGATGGAGGCTAA GCAAGTCCTGACCTTCCTGGAGATCGCAAAGAGCCCAGTCGAGCCCATCAGAGCTGAATATCTTCACCGTGGATCCCTGCAGTACGAATTTGGCAGTGAGCTTCTCCAGACACCCATCCAGCTTCTGAGAATCAGCAATGCCGAGGCCCAG aTTGTTGAGATTCTGAACCACCTGGTGGCCTTCAATGTGGCCAAGGTCCATGAAGATGCCCCCCTGAAGTTCATTGagctcatccagctgctgcGTGTGGCCAGATTTGAGAGTATTGAGGCCCTCTGGACTCAGTTCAAAGCTAGACCAAGTTACAG ACACTGGATGCTGAATGCTGTCCCTGCCATTGGTACTCATGCTGCTGTGAGGTTCCTCAAGGAGAAGTTCCTCGCTGGTGATCTGACTGTCGCTGAAGCTGCTCAAGCCCTGCTGGCATCTGTGCACATGGTGACAGCTGACCAGGAAGCCATCAAGCTTGTTGAG GGCCTGGCTATGAACCACAAGGTCCAAGGAAACCCAGTTCTGCGTGAGATTGCTATGCTGGGCTGGGGCACTCTGgttgcaaaatactgtgcagaGTACCCAGCATGCCCAGCTGAGTTTGTTAGG CCAATCCATGAACTTGCTGTCCAGGCTCTGGCCAGAGGTGAAGTTGATGAGCTCATCGTTGCTCTCAAAGTTCTGGGTAATGCTGGACATCCCGCCAGCCTTAAGCCAATCATGAAGCTCCTGCCTGGCTTCGGCAGTGCCGCTGCTAGCTTGCCTCACAGAGTTCACATTGAGGCTGCTCTGGCCCTGAGGAACATTGCTAAGAGGGAACCCAAGATG ATCCAGGAGATAGCTGTGCAACTGTTCATGGACAAGGCTCTCCACGCAGAGCTCCGTATGGTTGCTGCTCTTGTGCTGTTTGAGACCAAGCTGCCCATGGGTCTGGTGACTGCTATTGCCGATGCCCTCTTGAAAGAAACAAATCTGCAGGTCTCAAGCTTTGTCTACTCTTACATGAAGGCCATGACCAAGAACACTGCCCCTGACTTTGCCTCTGT TGCTGCTGCCTGCAACGTTGCTGTGAAGATCCTCAGCCCCAAATTCGACAGGCTGAGCTACCGCTTCAGCAGAGCTCTCTATTTTGATGCCTACTACA ACCCCTGGATGATGGGTGCTGCTGCCAGTGCCTTCTACATCAATGATGCAGCAACTCTTTTCCCAAAAGCCGTTGTGGCTAAAGCTCGCACTTACCTGGCAGGAGCTTACGCTGATGTTCTTGAG ttAGGAGTGAGAACTGAGGGAATCCAAGAGGCCCTTCTGAAAATCCACGAGCTTCCTGAGAATACTGACAGGATCACCAAGATGAAGCAAGTCATAAAGGCT CTTTCTGAGTGGAGGGCTCATCCTTCCAGCCAGCCCCTGGCCTCTGTATATGTCAAATTCTTCGGACAGGAAATCGCCTTTGCAAACATTGACAAAGCCATAGTTGATCAGGTTATTGAG CTTGCCAGTGGACCAGCAGTTCACACTTATGGCAGGATGGTTTTGGATGCTCTGCTGTCTGGTCTGGCATTCCATTATGCTAAACCAATGCTGGTTGCTGAGGTTCGTCGCATCCTTCCCACTGCTGTCGGTCTGCCTATGGAGctcagtttctacactgctggagtggctgctgcatctgttgAAT TCCAAGCCACTGTGTCACCACCTCTGCCTGAGAACTATCATGCTGCCCAGCTTCTGAAGTCTGATATCAGCCTGAGGGCTGCTATTTCTCCAAG TGTTTCCATGTATACCTATGCAGTTATGGGAGTGAATACTGCTTTCATCCAGGCTGCCCTGGTGTCAAGAGCCAGAGTTTACACAATTGTTCCTGCAAGCGTGGAAGCAAGAATTGACATGGTGAAGGGCAACTTCAAGCTTCAGTTCCTGCCAGTTCAGGGCATCGATAAGATTGCATCTGCAAT TGTGGAGACCTTCGCTGTTGCAAGGAATGTGGAAGATCTTGCAGCTGCCAAAATCACACCAATGATTCcaaatgaagctgcagctcagctgtcaAGGGAGGTTTTCTCTTCAAAGATTTCCAGGATGGCATCCACTCTGGCTGGTGCTATG tCAGCATCTTCTGAAATCATTCCTGTTGACCTGCCAAGAAAAATTATCAATAAAATTAAATTGCCCAAGGCCTTCGAGAAGAAAATGTGTGCAGCATTTGAAACCTTTGGAATCAAGGCATGCACTGAGATTGAATCTCGCAACGCCGCCTTCATCAGAGACTGCCCACTCTATGCCATGATTGGAAAACATGCTGTCTTTGTTGAGGTTGCTCCAG ctgctggaCCAGCCATCGAGAGGATTGAAATTGAGATTCAGGTAGGAGAGAAAGCAGTTGAAAAGATCATCAAAGTGATTAACCTgagcgaggaagaggaaatcCTTGAGGACAGGAACGTGCTGATGAAACTCAAGAAAATCCTGGTTCCTGGACTGAACAACAGAACagcttcctccagctccagcagctctcgTTCTCTCAGCTCTCGCTCCAGCAGCTCTCAATCTCTCAGCTCTCGCTCCAGCAGCTAccgttcctcctcctctgcatcctccctcagctcctcctctcgtCGCAAGAGCCAGATGGTCGAT AGAAAGTTTACTAAAAACCACATCCACCAG CATGCCCTCTCCACAGCTCACGCCAACAGCAAGAGCAGTGCTTACAGCTTTGAAGCCATCTACAGTAAG GCCAAGTACCTCGCTAATGCCGTCAATCCTGCTGTCACTATTCTTATCCGTGCTGTGAGAGCCGACCACAAGGTTCAGGGATACCAGATTGCAGCTTACGTTGACAGATCTGCTGCCAGAGTGCAGGTCATTTTTGCCAACCTGGCTGAGAGCGACCACTGGAGAATCTGCGCAGATGGTATAATGCTGAGTAGCCACAAGTGGATG GCCAAGGTTGCCTGGGGCATTGAGTGCAAACAATACCAGACTGAAATCACAGCTGAGACCGGTCTTATGGGTCAAGAGCCTGCAGTCCGCCTGAAGGTGTCCTGGGACAAACTTCCAAAGAGCATGAAGAAATATGCAAAGCA ACTGTCCGAGTACATTTCCCGCATTGCTTCGGAAGCTGGAGTAGGCCAAGCAAAGGTCAAGAACATCCGTAATCAGATCAAACTGAGTGTGGCTGTTGCTTCTGAGACAAGCCTGAATGTTGTGCTGAAGACACCAAAG AGGACCATTTACAAACTTGGTTTGAGTCTCCCTGTTTCTCTGCCATTCGGAGACACTGCTGCTGAACTGGAACCCTTGAACCAGAGCAGCTGGCCTGAAAAGATCGCTTACATGTTCACGAAGGCTCATGCGG CTGAGTGTGCCATGATCAAAGACACAGTGACCACATTCAACAACAGGAAATACAAGAATGAAATGCCCCATTCTTGCTACCAGGTTTTGGCTCAGGATTGCACCCCAGAACTCAAATTCATAGTTCTGCTGAAGAGGGACCAAACACAGGAACAGAACCAGATCAATGTGAAGATTGCAAACAT TGATGTTGACATGTATCCAAAGGACAGTGCTATCATGGTGAAGGTTAATGGAGTAGAAATCCCCATCACCAACCTGCCGTATCAGCATCCCACAG GCAAAATTCAGATCAGACAGCGAGGTGAGGGCATTGCTCTCCATGCGCCCAGCCATGGTCTTCAAGAAGTCTACTTTGATCTGAACGCACTGAAG gtTAAAGTTGTGGACTGGATGAAGGGACAGACTTGTGGACTTTGTGGAAAGGCTGATGGTGAAATCAGACAGGAGTACCGCACACCCAACACACGCCTGTCCAAGAACGCAGTCAGCTACACTCATTCCTGGGTTCTGCCTGGAAAGAGCTGTCGTGATGCCTCTG AGTGTTACATGCAGCTTGAATCTGTGAAGTTGGAGAAGCAGGTGACCCTCCATGGCCAGGACTCCAGATGCTACTCTGTTGAGCCAGTTCTGCGCTGCCTGCCTGGTTGCATGCCAGTGAGGACCACCACAGCCACTGTTGGCTACCACTGCCTGCCTGCTG ATTCTAACCTGAACCTCTCTCAGGGTCTGAGCAGCATCTATGAGAAGAGCATTGACCTGCAAGAAACAGCAGAGGCACATCTGGCCTGTCGCTGCACTGCTCAGTGTGCTTAA
- the LOC139329709 gene encoding vitellogenin-2-like isoform X6 yields MRVLVLALAVALAAGFQVNFAPDFAAGKTYVYKYEAFLLGGLPEEGLARAGVKVRSKVFISATAAGTFMLRLADPEIFEYSGIWPKDAFIPATKLTSALAAQLLTPIKFEYANGVVGKVFAPAGVSATVLNIYRGILNIFQLNIKKTQNVYELQEPGAQGVCKTHYVITEDAKADRIMLAKTKDLNHCQERIIKDIGLAYTGRCAECEARGKTMKGTAAFNYVMKPAAAGALILEATSTELIQFSPFNILNGAAQMEAKQVLTFLEIAKSPVEPIRAEYLHRGSLQYEFGSELLQTPIQLLRISNAEAQIVEILNHLVAFNVAKVHEDAPLKFIELIQLLRVARFESIEALWTQFKARPSYRHWMLNAVPAIGTHAAVRFLKEKFLAGDLTVAEAAQALLASVHMVTADQEAIKLVEGLAMNHKVQGNPVLREIAMLGWGTLVAKYCAEYPACPAEFVRPIHELAVQALARGEVDELIVALKVLGNAGHPASLKPIMKLLPGFGSAAASLPHRVHIEAALALRNIAKREPKMIQEIAVQLFMDKALHAELRMVAALVLFETKLPMGLVTAIADALLKETNLQVSSFVYSYMKAMTKNTAPDFASVAAACNVAVKILSPKFDRLSYRFSRALYFDAYYNPWMMGAAASAFYINDAATLFPKAVVAKARTYLAGAYADVLELGVRTEGIQEALLKIHELPENTDRITKMKQVIKALSEWRAHPSSQPLASVYVKFFGQEIAFANIDKAIVDQVIELASGPAVHTYGRMVLDALLSGLAFHYAKPMLVAEVRRILPTAVGLPMELSFYTAGVAAASVEFQATVSPPLPENYHAAQLLKSDISLRAAISPSVSMYTYAVMGVNTAFIQAALVSRARVYTIVPASVEARIDMVKGNFKLQFLPVQGIDKIASAIVETFAVARNVEDLAAAKITPMIPNEAAAQLSREVFSSKISRMASTLAASSEIIPVDLPRKIINKIKLPKAFEKKMCAAFETFGIKACTEIESRNAAFIRDCPLYAMIGKHAVFVEVAPAAGPAIERIEIEIQVGEKAVEKIIKVINLSEEEEILEDRNVLMKLKKILVPGLNNRTASSSSSSSRSLSSRSSSSQSLSSRSSSYRSSSSASSLSSSSQLLKRKFTKNHIHQHALSTAHANSKSSAYSFEAIYSKAKYLANAVNPAVTILIRAVRADHKVQGYQIAAYVDRSAARVQVIFANLAESDHWRICADGIMLSSHKWMAKVAWGIECKQYQTEITAETGLMGQEPAVRLKVSWDKLPKSMKKYAKQLSEYISRIASEAGVGQAKVKNIRNQIKLSVAVASETSLNVVLKTPKRTIYKLGLSLPVSLPFGDTAAELEPLNQSSWPEKIAYMFTKAHAAECAMIKDTVTTFNNRKYKNEMPHSCYQVLAQDCTPELKFIVLLKRDQTQEQNQINVKIANIDVDMYPKDSAIMVKVNGVEIPITNLPYQHPTGKIQIRQRGEGIALHAPSHGLQEVYFDLNALKVKVVDWMKGQTCGLCGKADGEIRQEYRTPNTRLSKNAVSYTHSWVLPGKSCRDASECYMQLESVKLEKQVTLHGQDSRCYSVEPVLRCLPGCMPVRTTTATVGYHCLPADSNLNLSQGLSSIYEKSIDLQETAEAHLACRCTAQCA; encoded by the exons ATGAGGGTGCTTGTGCTAGCTCTTGCTGTGGCTCTTGCAG CCGGTTTCCAGGTCAACTTCG CCCCAGACTTTGCTGCCGGAAAGACCTATGTGTACAAATATGAAGCATTTCTTTTGGGCGGCCTGCCTGAGGAGGGTCTGGCACGGGCCGGAGTGAAAGTCCGTAGCAAAGTTTTTATCAGTGCAACAGCTGCCGGCACCTTCATGCTGAGG CTTGCAGACCCTGAAATCTTTGAGTACAGCGGCATCTGGCCCAAAGATGCTTTCATCCCGGCCACCAAGCTCACCTCAGCTCTGGCTGCCCAGCTCTTGACACCTATCAAGTTTGAGTATGCCAACGGTGTTGTCGGCAAAGTGTTTGCACCTGCTGGCGTCTCTGCAACTGTGCTGAATATCTACAGGGGAATCCTCAACATATTCCAGCTGAACATCAAGAAGACTCAGAATGTCTATGAACTGCAAGAG CCTGGTGCTCAGGGTGTGTGCAAGACCCACTATGTCATCACTGAGGATGCAAAGGCTGACCGCATCATGCTGGCCAAGACCAAGGACCTGAACCACTGCCAGGAGAGAATCATCAAGGACATTGGCTTGGCTTACACTGGGAGATGTGCTGAGTGTGAAGCT AGAGGAAAGACCATGAAGGGAACCGCTGCTTTCAACTACGTCATGAAGCCAGCAGCCGCAGGTGCTCTGATCTTGGAGGCAACTAGTACAGAGCTCATCCAGTTCTCACCTTTCAACATCTTGAACGGCGCTGCCCAGATGGAGGCTAA GCAAGTCCTGACCTTCCTGGAGATCGCAAAGAGCCCAGTCGAGCCCATCAGAGCTGAATATCTTCACCGTGGATCCCTGCAGTACGAATTTGGCAGTGAGCTTCTCCAGACACCCATCCAGCTTCTGAGAATCAGCAATGCCGAGGCCCAG aTTGTTGAGATTCTGAACCACCTGGTGGCCTTCAATGTGGCCAAGGTCCATGAAGATGCCCCCCTGAAGTTCATTGagctcatccagctgctgcGTGTGGCCAGATTTGAGAGTATTGAGGCCCTCTGGACTCAGTTCAAAGCTAGACCAAGTTACAG ACACTGGATGCTGAATGCTGTCCCTGCCATTGGTACTCATGCTGCTGTGAGGTTCCTCAAGGAGAAGTTCCTCGCTGGTGATCTGACTGTCGCTGAAGCTGCTCAAGCCCTGCTGGCATCTGTGCACATGGTGACAGCTGACCAGGAAGCCATCAAGCTTGTTGAG GGCCTGGCTATGAACCACAAGGTCCAAGGAAACCCAGTTCTGCGTGAGATTGCTATGCTGGGCTGGGGCACTCTGgttgcaaaatactgtgcagaGTACCCAGCATGCCCAGCTGAGTTTGTTAGG CCAATCCATGAACTTGCTGTCCAGGCTCTGGCCAGAGGTGAAGTTGATGAGCTCATCGTTGCTCTCAAAGTTCTGGGTAATGCTGGACATCCCGCCAGCCTTAAGCCAATCATGAAGCTCCTGCCTGGCTTCGGCAGTGCCGCTGCTAGCTTGCCTCACAGAGTTCACATTGAGGCTGCTCTGGCCCTGAGGAACATTGCTAAGAGGGAACCCAAGATG ATCCAGGAGATAGCTGTGCAACTGTTCATGGACAAGGCTCTCCACGCAGAGCTCCGTATGGTTGCTGCTCTTGTGCTGTTTGAGACCAAGCTGCCCATGGGTCTGGTGACTGCTATTGCCGATGCCCTCTTGAAAGAAACAAATCTGCAGGTCTCAAGCTTTGTCTACTCTTACATGAAGGCCATGACCAAGAACACTGCCCCTGACTTTGCCTCTGT TGCTGCTGCCTGCAACGTTGCTGTGAAGATCCTCAGCCCCAAATTCGACAGGCTGAGCTACCGCTTCAGCAGAGCTCTCTATTTTGATGCCTACTACA ACCCCTGGATGATGGGTGCTGCTGCCAGTGCCTTCTACATCAATGATGCAGCAACTCTTTTCCCAAAAGCCGTTGTGGCTAAAGCTCGCACTTACCTGGCAGGAGCTTACGCTGATGTTCTTGAG ttAGGAGTGAGAACTGAGGGAATCCAAGAGGCCCTTCTGAAAATCCACGAGCTTCCTGAGAATACTGACAGGATCACCAAGATGAAGCAAGTCATAAAGGCT CTTTCTGAGTGGAGGGCTCATCCTTCCAGCCAGCCCCTGGCCTCTGTATATGTCAAATTCTTCGGACAGGAAATCGCCTTTGCAAACATTGACAAAGCCATAGTTGATCAGGTTATTGAG CTTGCCAGTGGACCAGCAGTTCACACTTATGGCAGGATGGTTTTGGATGCTCTGCTGTCTGGTCTGGCATTCCATTATGCTAAACCAATGCTGGTTGCTGAGGTTCGTCGCATCCTTCCCACTGCTGTCGGTCTGCCTATGGAGctcagtttctacactgctggagtggctgctgcatctgttgAAT TCCAAGCCACTGTGTCACCACCTCTGCCTGAGAACTATCATGCTGCCCAGCTTCTGAAGTCTGATATCAGCCTGAGGGCTGCTATTTCTCCAAG TGTTTCCATGTATACCTATGCAGTTATGGGAGTGAATACTGCTTTCATCCAGGCTGCCCTGGTGTCAAGAGCCAGAGTTTACACAATTGTTCCTGCAAGCGTGGAAGCAAGAATTGACATGGTGAAGGGCAACTTCAAGCTTCAGTTCCTGCCAGTTCAGGGCATCGATAAGATTGCATCTGCAAT TGTGGAGACCTTCGCTGTTGCAAGGAATGTGGAAGATCTTGCAGCTGCCAAAATCACACCAATGATTCcaaatgaagctgcagctcagctgtcaAGGGAGGTTTTCTCTTCAAAGATTTCCAGGATGGCATCCACTCTGGCTG CATCTTCTGAAATCATTCCTGTTGACCTGCCAAGAAAAATTATCAATAAAATTAAATTGCCCAAGGCCTTCGAGAAGAAAATGTGTGCAGCATTTGAAACCTTTGGAATCAAGGCATGCACTGAGATTGAATCTCGCAACGCCGCCTTCATCAGAGACTGCCCACTCTATGCCATGATTGGAAAACATGCTGTCTTTGTTGAGGTTGCTCCAG ctgctggaCCAGCCATCGAGAGGATTGAAATTGAGATTCAGGTAGGAGAGAAAGCAGTTGAAAAGATCATCAAAGTGATTAACCTgagcgaggaagaggaaatcCTTGAGGACAGGAACGTGCTGATGAAACTCAAGAAAATCCTGGTTCCTGGACTGAACAACAGAACagcttcctccagctccagcagctctcgTTCTCTCAGCTCTCGCTCCAGCAGCTCTCAATCTCTCAGCTCTCGCTCCAGCAGCTAccgttcctcctcctctgcatcctccctcagctcctcctctc AACTGTTAAAGAGAAAGTTTACTAAAAACCACATCCACCAG CATGCCCTCTCCACAGCTCACGCCAACAGCAAGAGCAGTGCTTACAGCTTTGAAGCCATCTACAGTAAG GCCAAGTACCTCGCTAATGCCGTCAATCCTGCTGTCACTATTCTTATCCGTGCTGTGAGAGCCGACCACAAGGTTCAGGGATACCAGATTGCAGCTTACGTTGACAGATCTGCTGCCAGAGTGCAGGTCATTTTTGCCAACCTGGCTGAGAGCGACCACTGGAGAATCTGCGCAGATGGTATAATGCTGAGTAGCCACAAGTGGATG GCCAAGGTTGCCTGGGGCATTGAGTGCAAACAATACCAGACTGAAATCACAGCTGAGACCGGTCTTATGGGTCAAGAGCCTGCAGTCCGCCTGAAGGTGTCCTGGGACAAACTTCCAAAGAGCATGAAGAAATATGCAAAGCA ACTGTCCGAGTACATTTCCCGCATTGCTTCGGAAGCTGGAGTAGGCCAAGCAAAGGTCAAGAACATCCGTAATCAGATCAAACTGAGTGTGGCTGTTGCTTCTGAGACAAGCCTGAATGTTGTGCTGAAGACACCAAAG AGGACCATTTACAAACTTGGTTTGAGTCTCCCTGTTTCTCTGCCATTCGGAGACACTGCTGCTGAACTGGAACCCTTGAACCAGAGCAGCTGGCCTGAAAAGATCGCTTACATGTTCACGAAGGCTCATGCGG CTGAGTGTGCCATGATCAAAGACACAGTGACCACATTCAACAACAGGAAATACAAGAATGAAATGCCCCATTCTTGCTACCAGGTTTTGGCTCAGGATTGCACCCCAGAACTCAAATTCATAGTTCTGCTGAAGAGGGACCAAACACAGGAACAGAACCAGATCAATGTGAAGATTGCAAACAT TGATGTTGACATGTATCCAAAGGACAGTGCTATCATGGTGAAGGTTAATGGAGTAGAAATCCCCATCACCAACCTGCCGTATCAGCATCCCACAG GCAAAATTCAGATCAGACAGCGAGGTGAGGGCATTGCTCTCCATGCGCCCAGCCATGGTCTTCAAGAAGTCTACTTTGATCTGAACGCACTGAAG gtTAAAGTTGTGGACTGGATGAAGGGACAGACTTGTGGACTTTGTGGAAAGGCTGATGGTGAAATCAGACAGGAGTACCGCACACCCAACACACGCCTGTCCAAGAACGCAGTCAGCTACACTCATTCCTGGGTTCTGCCTGGAAAGAGCTGTCGTGATGCCTCTG AGTGTTACATGCAGCTTGAATCTGTGAAGTTGGAGAAGCAGGTGACCCTCCATGGCCAGGACTCCAGATGCTACTCTGTTGAGCCAGTTCTGCGCTGCCTGCCTGGTTGCATGCCAGTGAGGACCACCACAGCCACTGTTGGCTACCACTGCCTGCCTGCTG ATTCTAACCTGAACCTCTCTCAGGGTCTGAGCAGCATCTATGAGAAGAGCATTGACCTGCAAGAAACAGCAGAGGCACATCTGGCCTGTCGCTGCACTGCTCAGTGTGCTTAA